One window from the genome of Paraconexibacter algicola encodes:
- a CDS encoding acyl-CoA dehydrogenase family protein: protein MNLALSDEQEFLREAARGALSRFKTVEAARDALEGTPLPDLWTVAKDAGWPGLLVSEEHGGAGLGVFDALLVAEETGRVLAAVPFLGVLPATLILDAAGHGDVQAVASGETRVAYVPARPPSATVDGWTVDPARGKARPAAPAATVDGDTVTLSGTVAWVPDAPEADLLVVVGVTADGAPVAAAVPASAAQVDTVAGYDATRALAHVTLDGAQGDLLDVDEEVLHRAWYLAHAILAAEAIGTIATTLDMSVQYAKERFTFGRAIGSYQSIKHELTEVLRTLENARSLQFYAGYAGESKQDEFALAASAFRSAAGTALDHAARSNINVHGGIGATWEHDAPLYFRRAQLARRLLGGTGDATDRVADELLKSAAAA from the coding sequence ATGAACCTCGCACTGAGCGACGAGCAGGAGTTCCTGCGCGAGGCGGCGCGCGGCGCGCTGTCGCGCTTCAAGACCGTCGAGGCCGCGCGTGACGCGCTCGAGGGCACGCCGCTGCCCGACCTCTGGACGGTGGCCAAGGACGCCGGCTGGCCCGGCCTCCTCGTCTCCGAGGAGCACGGCGGCGCCGGCCTCGGCGTGTTCGACGCGCTGCTCGTCGCGGAGGAGACCGGTCGCGTGCTCGCGGCCGTCCCGTTCCTCGGCGTGCTCCCGGCGACGCTGATCCTCGACGCCGCCGGCCACGGCGACGTGCAGGCCGTCGCATCCGGGGAGACCCGGGTCGCGTACGTGCCCGCGCGCCCGCCGAGCGCGACGGTGGACGGCTGGACCGTCGATCCGGCGCGCGGCAAGGCCCGCCCGGCGGCACCCGCCGCGACGGTGGACGGCGACACGGTGACGCTGAGCGGCACGGTCGCCTGGGTCCCGGACGCCCCGGAGGCCGACCTGCTGGTGGTCGTCGGCGTGACCGCCGACGGTGCGCCGGTGGCGGCCGCGGTGCCCGCGTCGGCCGCGCAGGTCGACACGGTCGCCGGGTACGACGCGACGCGTGCGCTGGCACACGTCACGCTCGACGGGGCGCAGGGCGACCTGCTCGACGTCGACGAGGAGGTCCTGCACCGCGCCTGGTACCTCGCGCACGCGATCCTCGCCGCGGAAGCGATCGGCACGATCGCCACGACGCTCGACATGAGCGTCCAGTACGCGAAGGAGCGGTTCACGTTCGGCCGCGCCATTGGCTCCTACCAGTCGATCAAGCACGAGCTCACCGAGGTCCTGCGGACCCTGGAGAACGCGCGCTCGCTGCAGTTCTACGCGGGCTACGCGGGCGAGTCCAAGCAGGACGAGTTCGCCCTCGCGGCCTCCGCGTTCCGCTCGGCGGCGGGCACGGCGCTCGACCACGCGGCACGCTCGAACATCAACGTGCACGGCGGCATCGGGGCGACGTGGGAGCACGACGCGCCGCTGTACTTCCGCCGTGCGCAGCTCGCCCGCCGGCTGCTCGGCGGCACCGGCGACGCGACGGATCGCGTCGCCGACGAGCTCCTGAAGTCCGCCGCGGCGGCCTGA
- a CDS encoding acyl-CoA dehydrogenase family protein, whose protein sequence is MDLNDTPEQAAFRAKVRDWLEANKADAPPAGGDSGDTAYIDSRRAWQRKLAENELAGLTWPKEFGGQGLGPIEQVIANQEIAAAGVPGILDVIGIGMMGPTLIAHGTDDQKAKYLGPMLHADEVWCQLFSEPAAGSDLAAVQTRAKDNGDGTYTLNGQKVWTTYAQFASYGMLLARTDPEQHKHKGLTMFVIDMNTPGITVRGLRQITGEAEFNEVFLDDVVVPAENIVGQVNGGWATALTVLMFERLTIGLGSEGFGYRADRFATALADDAAAAKDPTTRKRLGEISTELLAVRFNGYRTLTALAKGQIPGPEAGLAKVTTVNAAIAAGDLLADVIGPDALSEESEWYHMISFLPGLKSAGGTEAILRNTIGERVLGLPPEPRLDKGIPFSELRAKEKEAVTA, encoded by the coding sequence GTGGATCTGAACGACACCCCCGAGCAGGCCGCGTTCCGCGCCAAGGTGCGCGACTGGCTCGAGGCGAACAAGGCCGACGCCCCGCCCGCCGGCGGCGACAGCGGTGACACGGCCTACATCGACAGCCGCCGCGCCTGGCAGCGCAAGCTCGCCGAGAACGAGCTCGCCGGCCTCACGTGGCCGAAGGAGTTCGGCGGTCAGGGCCTCGGCCCGATCGAGCAGGTCATCGCCAACCAGGAGATCGCCGCCGCCGGCGTCCCCGGCATCCTCGACGTCATCGGCATCGGCATGATGGGCCCGACCCTCATCGCCCACGGCACCGACGACCAGAAGGCGAAGTACCTCGGCCCGATGCTCCATGCCGACGAGGTCTGGTGCCAGCTGTTCAGCGAGCCCGCCGCCGGCTCGGACCTCGCCGCGGTGCAGACCCGCGCGAAGGACAACGGCGACGGCACGTACACGCTCAACGGGCAGAAGGTCTGGACGACGTACGCGCAGTTCGCCTCCTACGGGATGCTGCTCGCGCGCACCGATCCCGAGCAGCACAAGCACAAGGGCCTGACGATGTTCGTCATCGACATGAACACGCCCGGCATCACCGTGCGCGGCCTGCGGCAGATCACCGGGGAGGCCGAGTTCAACGAGGTCTTCCTCGACGACGTCGTCGTCCCGGCCGAGAACATCGTCGGTCAGGTCAACGGCGGCTGGGCCACCGCGCTCACCGTCCTGATGTTCGAGCGGCTCACGATCGGCCTGGGGTCCGAGGGCTTCGGCTACCGCGCCGACCGCTTCGCGACCGCGCTGGCCGACGACGCGGCCGCCGCCAAGGACCCGACGACCCGCAAGCGGCTGGGCGAGATCTCGACCGAGCTGCTCGCCGTGCGCTTCAACGGCTACCGGACGCTGACCGCGCTGGCGAAGGGCCAGATCCCCGGCCCGGAGGCCGGGCTGGCGAAGGTCACGACCGTCAACGCGGCGATCGCGGCGGGCGACCTGCTCGCCGACGTGATCGGCCCCGACGCGCTCTCCGAGGAGAGCGAGTGGTACCACATGATCTCGTTCCTCCCGGGCCTGAAGTCCGCGGGCGGCACCGAGGCGATCCTGCGCAACACGATCGGCGAGCGCGTGCTCGGCCTGCCCCCGGAGCCGCGGCTCGACAAGGGCATCCCGTTCAGCGAGCTGCGCGCCAAGGAGAAGGAGGCGGTGACGGCATGA
- a CDS encoding DUF2461 domain-containing protein: MPEFTGFPPAAIAFLEDLEAHNDRDWFKANRDRYDDHLVAPALALGRDLARFGPVRLFRPYNDTRFHPRPPIKEHIGIPFGFEGGIGCYVELSLDGLLVAAGVYRTERDQVARLREAVADDRTGPALVRALGKARRAGLEPQDPDLVRVPRGYDADHPRAPLLRHRRLVVGHREATLPDWLHSAEAGERIGAWLDAAAPTVRWLREHVGPPRTGAPA; this comes from the coding sequence ATGCCCGAGTTCACCGGCTTCCCGCCCGCGGCGATCGCGTTCCTGGAGGACCTCGAGGCACACAACGACCGCGACTGGTTCAAGGCCAACCGCGACCGCTACGACGACCATCTGGTGGCTCCGGCGCTCGCCCTCGGCCGGGACCTCGCGCGGTTCGGCCCGGTGCGCCTGTTCCGGCCGTACAACGACACGCGGTTCCATCCGCGCCCGCCGATCAAGGAGCACATCGGCATCCCGTTCGGGTTCGAGGGCGGGATCGGCTGCTACGTCGAGCTGAGCCTCGACGGGCTGCTCGTGGCGGCCGGCGTGTACCGCACCGAGCGGGACCAGGTCGCCCGGCTGCGCGAGGCGGTGGCCGACGACCGCACGGGTCCGGCGCTCGTGCGGGCGCTGGGGAAGGCGCGGCGCGCGGGCCTCGAGCCGCAGGACCCGGACCTCGTGCGCGTGCCGCGCGGCTACGACGCCGATCACCCGCGCGCCCCGCTGCTGCGCCATCGCCGGCTGGTGGTCGGCCACCGGGAGGCGACGCTGCCGGACTGGCTGCACAGCGCGGAGGCGGGCGAGCGGATCGGTGCGTGGCTGGACGCGGCCGCCCCCACGGTCCGCTGGCTGCGCGAGCACGTCGGGCCGCCGCGGACGGGCGCGCCGGCCTGA
- a CDS encoding response regulator: MAAYSTILAVEDSDEDFEALVRAFHAVEPDLRVDRCVDGDEALDYLFRRGAYAEVAAPGLVVLDLNLPGTDGREVLEHVKADDALRVLPIIILTTSGSPGDVHAAYRGGANCYVQKALDPGEFRRRILALRSFWLDAVIPARD; this comes from the coding sequence GTGGCGGCGTACAGCACGATCCTCGCGGTCGAGGACAGCGACGAGGACTTCGAGGCGCTCGTCCGCGCGTTCCACGCCGTCGAGCCCGACCTGCGGGTCGACCGCTGCGTCGACGGGGACGAGGCGCTCGACTACCTCTTCCGCCGCGGCGCCTACGCGGAGGTCGCCGCCCCCGGCCTGGTGGTCCTCGACCTCAACCTGCCGGGCACCGACGGCCGCGAGGTGCTCGAGCACGTCAAGGCCGACGACGCGCTGCGGGTGCTGCCGATCATCATCCTCACCACCTCCGGCAGTCCCGGGGACGTGCACGCCGCCTACCGTGGGGGCGCGAACTGCTACGTGCAGAAGGCGCTCGATCCCGGCGAGTTCCGCCGCCGGATCCTGGCGCTGCGGTCGTTCTGGCTGGACGCCGTCATCCCCGCCCGCGACTGA
- a CDS encoding LysR substrate-binding domain-containing protein, which produces MIEPAPHRIELRHLRSYVAVAEERHFRRAAERLHMSQPPLSQQIKTLEEALGVELLIRNRRGVEVTVAGQAFLEQARAVLAAMDQAVDVARRADRGELGRLSIGFVGSAMYGRVPDVLRRFRTEHLGVHLTLRELGTAAQVDGLVHGEIDVGFLRPPVSAEGIEIEHFADEPVVVVLPQDHHLVGMPSLTLVHLRRERFVQLSAAAAPGQHDAIQRALAAEGAAPLVVQEAEGLQTVVGLVASGLGVSLVPASVRALDRHDVVYRDIVGPAPRVELAVAFRKRDTSPVVASFVEAVRAARDGRL; this is translated from the coding sequence GTGATCGAGCCCGCCCCGCACCGCATCGAGCTGCGTCACCTGCGCTCCTACGTGGCCGTCGCCGAGGAGCGCCACTTCCGGCGTGCCGCGGAGCGCCTGCACATGTCCCAGCCGCCGCTGAGCCAGCAGATCAAGACGCTCGAGGAGGCCCTCGGGGTCGAGCTGCTCATCCGCAACCGGCGCGGCGTCGAGGTCACCGTCGCCGGGCAGGCGTTCCTCGAGCAGGCGCGCGCCGTGCTCGCCGCCATGGACCAGGCGGTCGACGTCGCGCGCCGCGCCGACCGCGGCGAGCTCGGCCGCCTGTCGATCGGCTTCGTCGGCTCCGCCATGTACGGCCGCGTGCCCGACGTGCTGCGCCGGTTCCGCACCGAGCACCTCGGCGTCCACCTCACGCTGCGCGAGCTCGGCACCGCCGCCCAGGTCGACGGCCTCGTCCACGGCGAGATCGACGTCGGCTTCCTGCGCCCGCCCGTGTCCGCCGAGGGCATCGAGATCGAGCACTTCGCCGACGAGCCCGTCGTCGTCGTGCTGCCCCAGGACCATCACCTCGTCGGCATGCCGTCGCTCACCCTCGTGCACCTGCGGCGCGAGCGGTTCGTGCAGCTCTCCGCCGCCGCGGCGCCCGGCCAGCACGACGCGATCCAGCGCGCGCTCGCCGCCGAGGGCGCCGCCCCGCTGGTCGTCCAGGAGGCGGAGGGCCTGCAGACCGTCGTCGGGCTCGTCGCCAGCGGGCTCGGCGTGTCGCTCGTGCCCGCGTCCGTCCGCGCGCTCGACCGCCACGACGTCGTCTACCGCGACATCGTCGGCCCCGCCCCGCGCGTCGAGCTCGCCGTCGCGTTCCGCAAACGGGACACGTCCCCGGTCGTCGCCTCGTTCGTCGAGGCCGTCCGTGCCGCGCGCGACGGCCGCCTCTGA
- a CDS encoding biliverdin-producing heme oxygenase codes for MLRAATRVAHHRLERRLGLPGVLRGLDDYRAVLRGMHGFHAPLEEALQAHPGLRAALPDLTARRKLPGLGADLRDLGAPVPARRAPIPDLATTARALGAAYVVEGATLGGAGISRHVRATLPDPAPQAVRFLAPYGGQTGPMWRRFQEALAAHDDDPDETVGAAQETFAALEDWLETEGVLR; via the coding sequence ATGCTGAGAGCTGCGACGCGCGTCGCTCACCACCGGCTCGAGCGGCGGCTCGGCCTGCCGGGCGTGCTGCGCGGTCTGGACGACTACCGCGCCGTGCTGCGCGGCATGCACGGCTTCCACGCCCCGCTGGAGGAGGCGCTCCAGGCCCACCCCGGGCTGCGGGCCGCGCTCCCCGACCTGACGGCGCGCCGCAAGCTCCCCGGCCTCGGCGCCGACCTGCGCGACCTCGGCGCGCCGGTTCCGGCGCGGCGCGCCCCGATCCCCGACCTGGCGACCACCGCGCGGGCGCTCGGCGCGGCGTACGTCGTGGAGGGCGCGACGCTCGGCGGCGCGGGCATCAGCCGCCACGTGCGCGCGACGCTCCCCGACCCCGCCCCGCAGGCGGTGCGGTTCCTCGCGCCCTACGGCGGGCAGACCGGGCCCATGTGGCGACGGTTCCAGGAGGCGCTCGCGGCGCACGACGACGACCCCGACGAGACGGTCGGGGCGGCGCAGGAGACCTTCGCGGCGCTCGAGGACTGGCTGGAGACCGAGGGCGTGCTGCGATGA
- a CDS encoding D-alanyl-D-alanine carboxypeptidase family protein — protein MRRRPLVLLLTAGLALGGCGLLDDGPRTPAVVTPAVPALPLTPPQEANGALLVDGGPKALDLRLDATAMDPVRVAFKRPPAAGLLVDIDSGEVLWRLRPVTPLPIASLTKIMTAVLTAERTDADEKVRISARARNVEGSKIGILPKKQRVRLETLLNGLMLVSGNDAAVALAEHVSGTETAFVAQMNERAKEERLACTAFASASGIVDEGNRSCAVDLAAMAKLALDQPRVARIMKRRRAVLPFPTKGGRIYLYGHNYLIRDGYPGALGVKTGYTDAAGRCFVGAAEQNGRRLVVVLLHSPDPGRQATQLLNRGFSLGT, from the coding sequence GTGAGACGGCGCCCGCTGGTCCTCCTGCTCACCGCCGGCCTGGCGCTGGGCGGCTGCGGCCTGCTCGACGACGGGCCGCGCACGCCCGCGGTCGTGACCCCGGCGGTCCCGGCGCTGCCGCTGACGCCCCCGCAGGAGGCCAACGGCGCGCTGCTGGTGGACGGGGGCCCGAAAGCGCTGGACCTGCGCCTGGACGCGACGGCGATGGATCCCGTCCGCGTGGCGTTCAAGCGGCCGCCCGCGGCGGGCCTGCTCGTCGACATCGACAGCGGCGAGGTGCTCTGGCGGCTGCGGCCGGTGACCCCGCTGCCGATCGCGTCGCTGACGAAGATCATGACCGCGGTGCTGACCGCCGAGCGGACGGACGCCGACGAGAAGGTGCGGATCTCCGCACGGGCGCGCAACGTCGAGGGCTCGAAGATCGGGATCCTCCCGAAGAAGCAGCGGGTGCGCCTGGAGACGCTGCTCAACGGCCTGATGCTCGTGTCGGGGAACGACGCGGCCGTCGCGCTGGCCGAGCACGTCTCCGGGACGGAGACGGCGTTCGTCGCGCAGATGAACGAGCGGGCGAAGGAGGAGCGGCTGGCCTGTACGGCGTTCGCGTCGGCGAGCGGGATCGTCGACGAGGGCAACCGGTCGTGCGCCGTGGACCTGGCGGCGATGGCGAAGCTCGCGCTCGACCAGCCGCGCGTGGCGCGGATCATGAAGCGGCGCCGCGCGGTGCTGCCGTTCCCGACGAAGGGCGGCCGCATCTACCTGTACGGCCACAACTACCTGATCCGGGACGGCTACCCGGGCGCGCTGGGCGTGAAGACCGGGTACACGGACGCGGCGGGCCGCTGCTTCGTCGGGGCGGCGGAGCAGAACGGCCGGCGTCTGGTCGTCGTGCTGCTGCACTCCCCCGACCCGGGCAGGCAGGCGACGCAGCTGCTCAACCGCGGGTTCTCGCTCGGCACGTAA
- a CDS encoding rhomboid family intramembrane serine protease, whose amino-acid sequence MFPLKDNIPTDRLPVVTLTLIALNVLVYLLLQRPGSILGDPDQQFIVDWGAIPYEFSHPGDQCGILGSQLVCDGPSVEVTGPPTVLTAFSSMFLHGGLLHLAGNMLFLWIFGNNVEDAMGRARFVAFYLLGGLAALGLQIAVGPDEIVPTVGASGAVAGVLGGYILLYPRARVVTLIFIVFFFTIIELPATLILGFWFFQQIAFGALDLTNPTGGGGGVAYFAHIGGFLFGLVAIRLFATRVKDLPFGGAKYPVY is encoded by the coding sequence GTGTTCCCGCTCAAGGACAACATCCCGACCGACCGGCTGCCGGTCGTCACGCTGACGCTGATCGCGCTCAACGTGCTCGTGTACCTGCTGCTGCAGCGGCCGGGGTCGATCCTCGGGGATCCCGACCAGCAGTTCATCGTCGACTGGGGCGCGATCCCCTACGAGTTCAGCCACCCGGGCGACCAGTGCGGGATCCTCGGCTCGCAGCTCGTGTGCGACGGACCGAGCGTCGAGGTCACCGGCCCGCCGACCGTCCTGACCGCGTTCAGCTCGATGTTCCTGCACGGCGGCCTGCTGCACCTCGCCGGGAACATGCTGTTCCTCTGGATCTTCGGGAACAACGTGGAGGACGCGATGGGCCGCGCCCGGTTCGTCGCCTTCTACCTGCTCGGCGGCCTCGCCGCGCTGGGCCTGCAGATCGCGGTCGGCCCGGACGAGATCGTCCCGACGGTCGGGGCGTCCGGGGCGGTCGCCGGGGTGCTCGGCGGCTACATCCTGCTGTATCCGCGCGCCCGGGTCGTCACCCTGATCTTCATCGTCTTCTTCTTCACGATCATCGAGCTGCCCGCGACCCTGATCCTCGGCTTCTGGTTCTTCCAGCAGATCGCGTTCGGCGCTCTGGACCTGACGAACCCGACCGGGGGCGGCGGCGGCGTGGCGTACTTCGCGCACATCGGCGGCTTCCTGTTCGGGCTCGTCGCGATCCGCCTGTTCGCGACCCGCGTGAAGGATCTGCCCTTCGGGGGCGCGAAGTACCCGGTGTACTGA
- a CDS encoding response regulator codes for MTARPVSRPILVAEDSDEDFYALSRAFGRLAPEARIDRACDGDEALARLAGDHGYGLLVLDLNLPGTDGREVLATLKRTQPDGWALPVIVLSSSAAPQDVTGAYRDGANAYVRKALRPDDYERSIAALKSFWLDAVVLPTDCDD; via the coding sequence ATGACGGCGCGTCCGGTCAGCCGGCCGATCCTCGTCGCCGAGGACTCCGACGAGGACTTCTACGCGCTCAGCCGGGCCTTCGGTCGGCTCGCGCCCGAGGCTCGGATCGACCGGGCCTGCGACGGCGACGAGGCGCTCGCGCGGCTGGCCGGCGACCACGGCTACGGGCTGCTGGTGCTGGACCTCAACCTGCCGGGCACGGACGGGCGCGAGGTGCTCGCCACGCTCAAGCGCACGCAGCCGGACGGCTGGGCGCTGCCGGTGATCGTGCTCTCCAGCTCGGCGGCGCCGCAGGACGTCACGGGTGCCTACCGGGACGGGGCCAACGCCTACGTCCGCAAGGCCCTGCGCCCGGACGACTACGAGCGGTCGATCGCCGCGCTGAAGAGCTTCTGGCTCGACGCGGTCGTCCTGCCGACGGACTGCGACGACTGA
- a CDS encoding zinc metallopeptidase has protein sequence MDGIVMYLVFLVPALVLGLAAQWWLKRTFATNSEIGVQSGMTGEEVARRILDANGLHGVPVHPSPGGPLSDHYDPRSRGVFLSEPVFAGRSIAAAAVAAHEVGHAIQHDKAYAPMQVRSALFPAVAFASSTWIFLLLAGAFMNAIGLIQVAIALYAVAVLFHFVTLPVEFDASRRAQVQLAGMGLVTDVERSGTRKVLTAAAMTYVVGAIAALSQLIYFVLAYLQD, from the coding sequence ATGGATGGCATCGTGATGTACCTCGTCTTCCTCGTCCCCGCGCTCGTCCTGGGCCTCGCCGCCCAGTGGTGGCTGAAGCGGACGTTCGCGACGAACAGCGAGATCGGCGTGCAGTCGGGCATGACCGGCGAGGAGGTCGCGCGCCGGATCCTCGACGCCAACGGCCTGCACGGCGTTCCCGTCCACCCGTCGCCCGGTGGTCCCCTGAGCGACCACTACGACCCGCGCTCGCGCGGCGTCTTCCTGTCCGAGCCCGTCTTCGCCGGCCGGTCGATCGCGGCTGCCGCGGTCGCCGCGCACGAGGTCGGGCACGCGATCCAGCACGACAAAGCCTACGCGCCGATGCAGGTGCGCTCCGCGCTCTTCCCCGCGGTCGCGTTCGCCTCGTCCACCTGGATCTTCCTGCTGCTCGCCGGTGCGTTCATGAACGCGATCGGCCTCATCCAGGTCGCGATCGCGCTCTACGCCGTCGCCGTGCTGTTCCATTTCGTGACGCTGCCCGTCGAGTTCGACGCGTCGCGCCGCGCCCAGGTGCAGCTCGCCGGCATGGGGCTCGTCACCGACGTGGAGCGCAGCGGCACCCGCAAGGTGCTGACCGCGGCCGCCATGACCTACGTGGTCGGTGCGATCGCCGCCCTGTCGCAGCTCATCTACTTCGTCCTCGCCTACCTGCAGGACTGA
- a CDS encoding ATP-binding protein has translation MSLQPLPAGTPVDLTTCDREPIHVPGAIQPHGVLLVLDEPDLVIRHASANAAELLGVPVPQLLGTPLPQAAGVPDAAALARELTGLQDRGAGPIAVGWIGGDGDTRRLDAFAHRHDGLLLLELVPAGDRAGHDDRYAGVREVLRRLAGVTGVVELADRVAQEVRAMTGFDRVMVYRFAPDWSGHVIAEHRRADLESFLDLHYPASDIPVQARELYRTNWVRAIPDIRYEPAVLEPPPRSDTGAPVDLSHAVLRSVSPMHLEYLANMDVRATLTISLMDGSRLWGLIACHHGDRKELPWPLRAAAEFLGEVVSLHLSTTQDSEEHAERARIRGVQRELVDRLSEPEAFPSALVGDERLLDVVGATGAIVQVGDERVLLGRTPPPERVDALLRHVRRSDDGSPLLVTATLPRDEPSFDDVRDVAAGVLGAPVSVDRRDWILWLRPEVVRTVSWGGDPTKPVEQSPDGMRLQPRRSFALWRETVDRSAQPWTAAELQAAEELRSTIVGVVVRRAEDLAALNLELERSNAELDQFAFIASHDLKEPLRGLTNYVHYLTEDHLAELDEAGRDQVATIMRLAGRMEDLIDTLLHYSRVGRIDLAVADTDMGDVLAQTLAIHEGSLRGIEVRVPRPLPTVRCDAVRVRELLNNLVSNAIKYQDPDKDEHWIEVTHEPRTPPGAGAPEPAFVVRDNGIGIREKHLETIFRIFKRLHARDRFGGGTGAGLTLAEKIVQRHHGRIWAESVHGEGTEMCFTLKDPDA, from the coding sequence ATGAGCCTGCAGCCGCTGCCCGCGGGCACCCCGGTCGACCTGACCACCTGCGACCGCGAGCCGATCCACGTGCCCGGCGCGATCCAGCCCCACGGCGTCCTGCTCGTGCTCGACGAGCCGGACCTCGTCATCCGCCACGCGAGCGCCAACGCCGCCGAGCTGCTCGGCGTCCCCGTGCCGCAGCTCCTCGGGACGCCGTTGCCGCAGGCCGCCGGCGTCCCGGACGCCGCCGCCCTGGCCCGCGAGCTCACCGGCCTCCAGGACCGCGGCGCGGGACCGATCGCCGTCGGCTGGATCGGCGGGGACGGCGACACCCGCCGCCTCGACGCGTTCGCCCACCGCCACGACGGGCTGCTGCTGCTCGAGCTCGTGCCCGCCGGCGACCGCGCCGGGCACGACGACCGCTACGCCGGCGTGCGCGAGGTGCTGCGCCGGCTCGCCGGGGTGACCGGGGTCGTCGAGCTCGCCGACCGCGTCGCGCAGGAGGTCCGCGCGATGACCGGCTTCGACCGCGTGATGGTCTACCGGTTCGCCCCCGACTGGTCCGGCCACGTCATCGCCGAGCACCGCCGCGCGGACCTGGAGTCGTTCCTGGACCTGCACTACCCCGCGTCCGACATCCCGGTCCAGGCCCGCGAGCTCTACCGCACCAACTGGGTCCGGGCGATCCCCGACATCCGCTACGAGCCCGCCGTGCTCGAACCGCCGCCGCGGTCCGACACCGGCGCGCCGGTCGACCTCAGCCACGCCGTGCTGCGCAGCGTCTCGCCGATGCACCTGGAGTACCTGGCGAACATGGACGTGCGCGCCACCCTCACGATCTCGCTCATGGACGGCTCCCGGCTGTGGGGCCTGATCGCCTGCCACCACGGCGACCGCAAGGAGCTCCCGTGGCCGCTGCGAGCCGCCGCGGAGTTCCTCGGCGAGGTCGTGTCGCTGCACCTCTCCACGACGCAGGACAGCGAGGAGCACGCGGAGCGCGCGCGGATCCGCGGCGTGCAGCGCGAGCTCGTCGACCGCCTCTCCGAGCCGGAGGCGTTCCCGTCCGCGCTCGTCGGCGACGAGCGGCTGCTCGACGTCGTCGGCGCGACCGGGGCGATCGTGCAGGTGGGCGACGAGCGCGTGCTGCTGGGTCGCACCCCGCCGCCCGAGCGCGTCGACGCGCTGCTGCGCCACGTACGCCGCAGCGACGACGGGTCCCCGCTGCTGGTGACCGCCACCCTCCCGCGCGACGAGCCGTCCTTCGACGACGTGCGGGACGTCGCCGCCGGCGTCCTCGGCGCCCCGGTGTCCGTCGACCGGCGCGACTGGATCCTGTGGCTGCGGCCCGAGGTCGTGCGCACGGTGTCGTGGGGCGGCGACCCGACCAAGCCGGTGGAGCAGTCCCCGGACGGGATGCGGCTGCAGCCGCGCCGGTCCTTCGCGCTCTGGCGCGAGACGGTCGACCGCAGCGCGCAGCCCTGGACGGCCGCCGAGCTGCAGGCCGCCGAGGAGCTGCGGTCCACGATCGTCGGGGTCGTCGTGCGGCGCGCCGAGGACCTCGCGGCGCTGAACCTCGAGCTGGAGCGCTCCAACGCGGAGCTCGACCAGTTCGCGTTCATCGCCTCGCACGACCTCAAGGAGCCGCTGCGCGGCCTGACGAACTACGTCCACTACCTCACCGAGGACCACCTCGCCGAGCTCGACGAGGCGGGCCGCGACCAGGTCGCGACGATCATGCGGCTCGCGGGCCGCATGGAGGATCTCATCGACACGCTGCTGCACTACTCGCGCGTCGGAAGGATCGACCTGGCGGTCGCCGACACGGACATGGGCGACGTGCTCGCCCAGACGCTCGCGATCCACGAGGGGTCGCTGCGGGGGATCGAGGTCCGCGTCCCGCGGCCGCTGCCGACGGTCCGCTGCGACGCCGTCCGCGTCCGCGAGCTGCTGAACAACCTGGTCTCCAACGCGATCAAGTACCAGGACCCCGACAAGGACGAGCACTGGATCGAGGTGACGCACGAGCCGCGCACCCCGCCCGGTGCGGGCGCGCCGGAGCCCGCGTTCGTCGTGCGCGACAACGGCATCGGGATCCGCGAGAAGCACCTCGAGACGATCTTCCGGATCTTCAAGCGCCTGCACGCCCGGGACCGCTTCGGCGGCGGGACCGGGGCGGGCCTGACGCTCGCCGAGAAGATCGTGCAGCGGCACCACGGCCGGATCTGGGCCGAGTCGGTCCACGGGGAGGGCACCGAGATGTGCTTCACGCTGAAGGACCCGGACGCATGA